The following proteins are encoded in a genomic region of Gimesia algae:
- a CDS encoding acyltransferase family protein — MFITKLESLRGIAALMVAVSHCLIVFSVNQNEMIWATPLQATQGTQAYITRLLLIPFNGGAAVTVFFVLSGYVLGLSLDRKSKSLGTSIAFWVKRLFRIYPAYLVCLSLVILSIFYFHTYKVYPNTSIWFKAWYRNPITMDNVLANYALQKTNINHVVWTLKVELVISAVFPLAYFVSRSVGTKLNLMFLMLLIFCSLICVVLPGSLYFLYGYVFYLGLMLPTLIEKLNQHIHQKAWNTLFLISIVCLISARSVFSPGNLFCAVLMEAVFATLLIAILADGKTNPLLSRVLDVPLVRKLGQLSYSFYIYHFIILYWLACGLLAVVSPTVTAAYPVMLGLLLAVVSVVISYYVACLSYHWVERPMIKCGAATAVRVSRSSGTVPNVALASQETGSISESGIESPSFSRKTEK, encoded by the coding sequence ATGTTTATTACGAAACTGGAATCACTGCGGGGTATTGCTGCTCTGATGGTTGCAGTGAGCCATTGTCTGATTGTGTTTTCAGTCAACCAGAATGAAATGATCTGGGCGACCCCGCTGCAGGCGACACAGGGCACACAGGCTTACATCACGCGCCTGTTGCTCATACCGTTTAATGGCGGAGCCGCGGTGACGGTCTTTTTTGTCCTGAGCGGTTACGTACTGGGGCTGTCACTCGACCGAAAATCAAAGTCGCTGGGAACAAGCATCGCCTTTTGGGTAAAACGCCTGTTTCGCATCTACCCGGCGTATCTGGTCTGCCTGTCGCTGGTTATTCTTTCGATATTCTACTTTCATACCTATAAGGTGTACCCGAATACCTCAATCTGGTTCAAAGCGTGGTATCGGAACCCGATTACCATGGATAACGTGCTGGCCAATTATGCATTACAAAAGACCAACATCAATCATGTTGTGTGGACTTTGAAAGTGGAACTGGTCATATCTGCGGTGTTTCCGCTGGCGTATTTTGTCAGCCGCAGTGTGGGAACAAAACTGAATCTGATGTTTCTCATGCTACTCATCTTTTGCAGTCTGATCTGTGTGGTCCTGCCGGGAAGTCTCTACTTTCTCTATGGATATGTGTTTTATCTGGGGTTGATGCTGCCAACTCTGATTGAGAAACTGAATCAGCATATCCACCAGAAAGCCTGGAATACACTGTTTCTAATCAGCATTGTCTGTTTAATATCGGCTCGCTCAGTGTTCTCACCCGGTAATCTGTTCTGTGCTGTTCTGATGGAGGCGGTTTTTGCAACACTTCTGATCGCAATTCTTGCAGACGGAAAAACCAACCCGCTGCTGAGCCGTGTCCTGGATGTTCCGCTTGTCCGCAAGCTGGGTCAGTTGTCTTACTCATTCTATATCTATCACTTTATCATCCTGTACTGGCTCGCCTGTGGTTTGCTGGCTGTCGTCAGTCCGACGGTTACCGCTGCATATCCCGTTATGCTCGGTCTGTTGCTGGCTGTTGTATCGGTTGTGATCAGTTATTATGTCGCATGCCTTTCGTATCATTGGGTCGAACGTCCGATGATTAAATGCGGAGCGGCGACCGCTGTGAGAGTGAGTCGCAGCTCTGGTACAGTACCGAATGTTGCTCTCGCTTCTCAGGAAACAGGTTCCATTTCCGAGAGCGGGATTGAAAGCCCGTCCTTCTCCCGGAAAACGGAAAAATAG
- a CDS encoding putative signal transducing protein, protein MSHELITVATLSSPVEASLVQNELEAAGIRSFMSDEVAVGMAWYLGNAIGGIKVQVAESDVPRAFEVVHDHEPVTITEEDWRNTKGLDGEAGDFDEQWEEDEAADAEVTDSDLNQMVDRAWKMAVYGIMFFPLQLYSLLLLAKIAFRGERLSVEQRRKVRISYFVNTWMILVLLFLAIDASTRFFMQFQ, encoded by the coding sequence GTGTCCCATGAATTAATCACCGTAGCGACGTTAAGTTCACCTGTGGAAGCGAGTCTGGTTCAAAATGAACTGGAGGCGGCAGGCATTCGTTCGTTTATGTCGGATGAAGTCGCTGTCGGCATGGCCTGGTATCTGGGGAACGCGATAGGCGGAATCAAAGTGCAGGTTGCCGAGTCAGATGTGCCGCGTGCATTCGAAGTTGTGCATGACCATGAACCGGTAACGATTACCGAAGAGGATTGGCGCAACACAAAGGGTCTGGACGGCGAAGCAGGAGACTTTGATGAGCAGTGGGAAGAAGATGAAGCTGCCGATGCCGAAGTCACCGATTCCGATCTGAATCAAATGGTCGACAGAGCCTGGAAGATGGCCGTCTATGGCATCATGTTTTTTCCGCTGCAGTTGTATTCGCTCCTGCTGCTGGCAAAAATTGCGTTCAGAGGAGAGCGCCTGTCAGTCGAACAGCGGCGCAAAGTGAGGATCAGTTACTTTGTAAATACGTGGATGATTCTGGTATTACTGTTTCTGGCAATCGATGCTTCCACTCGGTTCTTTATGCAGTTTCAGTAA
- a CDS encoding family 16 glycoside hydrolase yields the protein MSCQRCLLTLVCLFFPLPTFAGAPVAIRGDNYQHTLFTDDFSESELGKQWTLYKSSSVIKDGVLQGVELEGGGHAAVHQLLTKPYSDVELTVDLKFAGSPSTNLTFNQHKFKGSHAGHLCRVVVSPTKVTLRDGKTGVFSNEIFKKRRSKEKLTAEEQAILKKTQADFSVKLDKDKWYTVTVRIKGDLMQAFINGKLIGSLQSPGIAHATKDKIGLVTPKESIHYDNVIVKVP from the coding sequence ATGTCGTGTCAACGGTGTCTGCTTACATTGGTTTGTCTGTTCTTTCCCTTGCCGACCTTCGCGGGTGCGCCGGTAGCCATTCGCGGCGATAATTATCAGCATACGCTGTTCACGGACGACTTCTCTGAATCAGAACTGGGCAAACAGTGGACGCTCTATAAAAGTTCGTCAGTGATCAAAGACGGCGTGCTGCAGGGAGTCGAACTCGAAGGTGGCGGACATGCCGCCGTGCATCAGTTGTTGACCAAACCTTATAGCGATGTAGAACTGACCGTTGATCTTAAGTTTGCTGGTTCCCCTTCTACCAATCTCACATTCAACCAGCACAAGTTCAAAGGCTCGCATGCGGGGCACCTCTGTCGCGTGGTGGTCTCGCCCACCAAGGTGACGCTCCGTGATGGTAAGACCGGTGTCTTCAGTAATGAGATCTTCAAAAAACGCCGGTCCAAAGAAAAGCTGACGGCGGAAGAACAGGCGATCCTGAAAAAGACGCAGGCTGATTTTTCCGTCAAGCTGGATAAAGACAAGTGGTACACGGTGACCGTGCGCATCAAGGGGGATCTGATGCAGGCCTTCATTAATGGCAAGCTGATCGGTTCCCTGCAGTCGCCCGGTATCGCACACGCGACCAAAGACAAGATTGGCCTGGTCACGCCGAAAGAGTCGATTCATTATGATAATGTGATTGTCAAAGTGCCTTAA